From Puntigrus tetrazona isolate hp1 chromosome 8, ASM1883169v1, whole genome shotgun sequence, the proteins below share one genomic window:
- the rnf165b gene encoding E3 ubiquitin-protein ligase RNF165 isoform X1, giving the protein MVLVHVGYLVLPVFGSVRNRGSHFNRHQHSHATSCRHFHVGPQAQIPVDFPMPHPGQSQTGMSHHLGPAHQPAAALHPPLNHIPAPPFQDIPAPPFLPQALHQQYLIQQQILEAQHRRILPQPSRHAPDRTLPHPQTLRPPYEYPTSIHIPAPPPVPQQPRYLAEGTDWDLSVDPGLPQYHVSPLTQHYQHYLTSPRLHHFPRNTTSAQVVVHEIRNYPYPQLHLLALQSLSPSRHASAVRESYEELLQLEDRLGNVNRGAVQTTIERFTFPHKYKKRRPLELKIGMDEEELDTDEKCTICLSMLEDGEDVRRLPCMHLFHQACVDQWLATNKKCPICRVDIETQLSPDS; this is encoded by the exons ATGGTGTTAGTTCATGTCGGATATTTGGTTCTTCCTGTCTTTGGCTCAGTGAGAAATAGAG GATCTCATTTTAACAGGCATCAGCACAGTCATGCTACCTCTTGCCGGCATTTCCACGTAGGCCCCCAGGCCCAGATCCCTGTTGATTTCCCAATGCCCCATCCAGGACAATCTCAGACGGGAATGAGCCATCACCTCGGCCCTGCGCACCAGCCAGCCGCGGCGTTACATCCACCCCTCAACCACATACCAGCACCACCGTTCCAGGACATCCCGGCCCCGCCCTTCCTACCTCAGGCTTTACACCAGCAATACCTCATTCAGCAGCAGATCCTGGAGGCCCAGCACAGGAGGATACTTCCACAGCCCAG CAGACATGCTCCAGACCGAACCCTTCCCCACCCGCAGACGCTGCGGCCGCCATATGAATACCCAACATCCATTCACATTCCCGCACCTCCGCCGGTGCCGCAGCAGCCACGCTATCTCGCTGAAGGAACAGACTG GGATCTGAGTGTGGATCCAGGCCTGCCGCAGTACCACGTCTCTCCCCTCACTCAACATTATCAGCATTACCTGACCTCTCCACGACTGCACCACTTCCCCAGGAACACCACCTCAGCACAAGTG GTTGTCCATGAGATCAGAAACTATCCATATCCTCAGTTACATCTGCTGGCTCTCCAAAGCCTCAGTCCTTCTCGTCATGCGTCTGCCGTGCGGGAGAGTTACGAG GAGCTCCTGCAGTTGGAGGACAGACTGGGAAATGTAAACAGAGGGGCTGTGCAGACCACCATCGAGAGGTTCACCTTTCCTCACAAGTATAAAAAG AGAAGACCTCTAGAGCTGAAGATTGGCATGGATGAAGAGGAGCTCGACACGGATGAGAAATGCACAATATGCCTCTCGATGCTTGAAGACGGAGAGGACGTCAG GAGATTACCCTGCATGCACCTCTTCCATCAGGCTTGTGTTGACCAGTGGCTGGCAACCAATAAGAAGTGTCCCATCTGCAGGGTAGACATTGAGACGCAGTTGTCCCCCGATAGCTGA
- the rnf165b gene encoding E3 ubiquitin-protein ligase RNF165 isoform X2: MVLVHVGYLVLPVFGSVRNRGSHFNRHQHSHATSCRHFHVGPQAQIPVDFPMPHPGQSQTGMSHHLGPAHQPAAALHPPLNHIPAPPFQDIPAPPFLPQALHQQYLIQQQILEAQHRRILPQPRHAPDRTLPHPQTLRPPYEYPTSIHIPAPPPVPQQPRYLAEGTDWDLSVDPGLPQYHVSPLTQHYQHYLTSPRLHHFPRNTTSAQVVVHEIRNYPYPQLHLLALQSLSPSRHASAVRESYEELLQLEDRLGNVNRGAVQTTIERFTFPHKYKKRRPLELKIGMDEEELDTDEKCTICLSMLEDGEDVRRLPCMHLFHQACVDQWLATNKKCPICRVDIETQLSPDS, from the exons ATGGTGTTAGTTCATGTCGGATATTTGGTTCTTCCTGTCTTTGGCTCAGTGAGAAATAGAG GATCTCATTTTAACAGGCATCAGCACAGTCATGCTACCTCTTGCCGGCATTTCCACGTAGGCCCCCAGGCCCAGATCCCTGTTGATTTCCCAATGCCCCATCCAGGACAATCTCAGACGGGAATGAGCCATCACCTCGGCCCTGCGCACCAGCCAGCCGCGGCGTTACATCCACCCCTCAACCACATACCAGCACCACCGTTCCAGGACATCCCGGCCCCGCCCTTCCTACCTCAGGCTTTACACCAGCAATACCTCATTCAGCAGCAGATCCTGGAGGCCCAGCACAGGAGGATACTTCCACAGCCCAG ACATGCTCCAGACCGAACCCTTCCCCACCCGCAGACGCTGCGGCCGCCATATGAATACCCAACATCCATTCACATTCCCGCACCTCCGCCGGTGCCGCAGCAGCCACGCTATCTCGCTGAAGGAACAGACTG GGATCTGAGTGTGGATCCAGGCCTGCCGCAGTACCACGTCTCTCCCCTCACTCAACATTATCAGCATTACCTGACCTCTCCACGACTGCACCACTTCCCCAGGAACACCACCTCAGCACAAGTG GTTGTCCATGAGATCAGAAACTATCCATATCCTCAGTTACATCTGCTGGCTCTCCAAAGCCTCAGTCCTTCTCGTCATGCGTCTGCCGTGCGGGAGAGTTACGAG GAGCTCCTGCAGTTGGAGGACAGACTGGGAAATGTAAACAGAGGGGCTGTGCAGACCACCATCGAGAGGTTCACCTTTCCTCACAAGTATAAAAAG AGAAGACCTCTAGAGCTGAAGATTGGCATGGATGAAGAGGAGCTCGACACGGATGAGAAATGCACAATATGCCTCTCGATGCTTGAAGACGGAGAGGACGTCAG GAGATTACCCTGCATGCACCTCTTCCATCAGGCTTGTGTTGACCAGTGGCTGGCAACCAATAAGAAGTGTCCCATCTGCAGGGTAGACATTGAGACGCAGTTGTCCCCCGATAGCTGA